The Spartinivicinus poritis genome window below encodes:
- a CDS encoding ceramidase domain-containing protein produces the protein MIDLYCERLGPGLLAEPINALSNIAFFIAAWASWQAIKPLRVIHYEGYLLIGLIIMIGMGSTLFHTFATAWAMQADVIPILLFQLCFVWFYSLKVMRLHYSKSVAIVIVLFVASHFSRQYPNLLNGSLMYAPTLFVIAVLAAFHFHQKKNNPQILIWATAVFMTSLFFRTIDNAICPYLVIGSHFLWHLCNGWLIYLTMKALVTNWPTQ, from the coding sequence ATGATTGATCTTTATTGTGAACGACTGGGACCAGGCTTACTTGCTGAGCCCATCAATGCACTGTCTAATATTGCTTTTTTTATCGCCGCTTGGGCAAGCTGGCAAGCCATTAAGCCTTTAAGAGTCATACATTATGAAGGCTATTTACTGATTGGCTTAATCATCATGATTGGGATGGGTAGTACGTTATTTCATACCTTTGCTACTGCCTGGGCAATGCAGGCAGATGTTATTCCCATCCTGTTATTTCAATTGTGTTTTGTTTGGTTTTATAGCCTTAAAGTTATGCGGCTACATTACAGCAAATCTGTTGCTATTGTGATCGTTTTATTTGTCGCTAGTCATTTCAGCAGACAATACCCTAACCTTCTTAATGGATCACTGATGTATGCCCCCACATTATTTGTTATTGCAGTACTAGCTGCCTTTCATTTTCACCAGAAAAAAAACAACCCTCAAATTCTCATCTGGGCAACCGCAGTCTTTATGACATCTCTCTTTTTCCGCACGATAGATAATGCTATTTGCCCCTATTTAGTCATTGGCAGTCATTTTCTTTGGCACCTTTGTAATGGGTGGCTGATTTATCTAACCATGAAAGCCTTGGTTACAAACTGGCCTACCCAGTAA